The Neovison vison isolate M4711 chromosome 10, ASM_NN_V1, whole genome shotgun sequence genome has a segment encoding these proteins:
- the NENF gene encoding neudesin — protein MAGPASRRRLRRLAALALLLALAPGPPTAWAGQVPRPAERGPPVRLFTEEELARYGGEEEDQPIYMAVKGVVFDVTSGKEFYGRGAPYNALTGKDSTRGVAKMSLDPADLTHDTTGLTAEELKSLDDVFTKVYKAKYPIVGYTARRILNEDGSPNLDFEPEDQPHFDTKDEF, from the exons ATGGCGGGCCCCGCGTcccggcggcggctgcggcggctggCAGCGCTGGCCCTGCTCCTGGCGCTAGCCCCGGGGCCCCCGACAGCCTGGGCCGGGCAGGTGCCGCGCCCCGCCGAGCGGGGGCCCCCGGTGAGGCTCTTTACGGAGGAGGAGCTGGCCCGCTACGGCGGGGAGGAG GAGGATCAGCCCATCTACATGGCAGTGAAAGGAGTGGTGTTTGATGTCACCTCTGGAAAGG AGTTTTATGGACGAGGAGCCCCCTACAATGCCTTGACTGGGAAGGACTCCACCAGAGGGGTGGCCAAGATGTCTCTCGACCCCGCAGACCTCACCCATGACACT ACGGGCCTCACGGCCGAGGAGCTAAAATCCCTAGACGACGTCTTCACCAAAGTGTACAAAGCCAAGTACCCCATCGTGGGCTACACGGCCCGGAGGATTCTCAACGAGGACGGCAGCCCCAACCTGGACTTCGAGCCCGAAGACCAGCCCCATTTTGACACAAAAGACGAGTTTTGA